One genomic segment of Triplophysa rosa linkage group LG22, Trosa_1v2, whole genome shotgun sequence includes these proteins:
- the LOC130546207 gene encoding dual specificity protein phosphatase 26 — protein MAFMSRLSRSRSNSRSPSRRDSEKGCPVLTVAELERLLYTGKTACNHADEVWPRLYIGDQDFASNRKELVKLRITHILNCAQSKWRGGAEYYAGMNITYHGIEAHDSPSFDMSVNFYPAAEFIHRALSTGGTVLVHCAVGVSRSATLVLAYLMIRQNMTLVEAIKTVKDHRGVTPNRGFLRQLSALDSVLRASRNTT, from the exons ATGGCTTTCATGTCCAGATTGTCCCGGTCCAGGAGTAACTCCAGATCTCCCAGCAGACGGGATTCAGAGAAGGGATGTCCTGTACTAACTGTTGCTGAACTTGAACGTCTTCTGTACACTGGAAAAACCGCCTGTAACCACGCTGATGAAGTCTGGCCAAGACTCTACATAGGTGACCA AGATTTTGCCTCAAACCGTAAAGAGCTGGTAAAGCTCAGGATCACACACATCCTCAACTGCGCACAGAGTAAATGGAGAGGAGGGGCTGAGTATTATGCCGGCATGAACATCACGTATCACGGCATCGAAGCCCACGACTCACCCTCCTTTGACATGAGTGTTAACTTCTACCCCGCGGCTGAATTCATCCACAGAGCTCTCAGCACTGGAG gaACTGTGCTTGTGCACTGTGCTGTCGGCGTGAGTCGATCTGCCACGCTGGTGTTGGCCTACCTCATGATTCGCCAGAACATGACATTAGTGGAGGCTATTAAAACCGTGAAGGACCACCGAGGTGTCACTCCGAACCGTGGTTTTCTCCGTCAGCTCAGCGCTCTAGACAGCGTGCTGCGCGCCAGCCGAAACACAACATAA